CCCTTTCCTGAACGCCCACGCCGATCGCATACTGTCGGGGACCGACTTTCTCGCGTCGCGCGACAAGGACTTCAACGTCTACCGGACGGAGCTGGAAGTGACGAGCCGCATCTTCCGCCACGTCGACAACCACGCATTCCGGCAGATCGCGCTCGGCGGCAACTACATCAGGCTGCTCGGCCTGCCCTACGAGCCGCCACCGGTCTGTCCCAACTGAGACCATGACAGCACTCCTTGACCGCTGGTTCGGACTCGCCTCCAACGGCACCACGGTGCGGACGGAACTGGCGGCCGGGGTCACCACCTTCCTGACGATGGCCTACATCGCCTTCGTCAACCCGCAGATTCTCTCCGACGCCGGCATGCCGTTCGACGCGGTCTTCGTCGCCACCTGTCTCTCGGCGGCGTTCGCCACTCTCCTCATGGGGCTCGCCGCCAACTACCCGATTGCGCTCGCGCCCGGCATGGGGCTGAACGCGTTCTTCACCTACGGCGTGGTGCTCGGAATGGGCCACGCCTGGGAAGTAGCACTCGGCGCGGTCTTCGTTTCGGGGCTCCTCTTCTTCCTGGTGAGCATTCTGCCGATCCGGCGCTGGATCATGGAAGCGATCCCCCGTGGAATGAAGCTGGCCATTTCGGCGGGCATCGGCCTCTTCCTGGCCCTCATCGCCCTGCAGAACGCCGGGATAATCCAGGCGAGCCCGGCGACGATGATAACGACCGGCGCACTCTTCGAACCGGAGCCGATTCTGGCATTCCTCGGCTTCAGCACGATTGTGGCGCTGGCGGGCCGCGACGTGCCCGGCGCCGTCATGATCGGCATCCTGGGCGTGAGCGCCGCCGGCATCCTGGCAGGCATCTCGGGGTTCGCCGGAATCGCCGCGGCGCCACCCGACCCAAGCCCGACATTCCTCGCTCTCGATCTCGCCGGCGCGCTCCAACTGAGCATGGTCGCGGTCATCATCACGTTCCTGATCGTCGACCTGTTCGACACCACCGGGACTCTGATCGGAGTGGGGCAACAAGCGGGTCTCCTCGATTCCCGGGGAATGTTGCCCCGCAGCCGGACCGCGCTGTTGGCG
The DNA window shown above is from Acidobacteriota bacterium and carries:
- a CDS encoding NCS2 family permease; translation: MTALLDRWFGLASNGTTVRTELAAGVTTFLTMAYIAFVNPQILSDAGMPFDAVFVATCLSAAFATLLMGLAANYPIALAPGMGLNAFFTYGVVLGMGHAWEVALGAVFVSGLLFFLVSILPIRRWIMEAIPRGMKLAISAGIGLFLALIALQNAGIIQASPATMITTGALFEPEPILAFLGFSTIVALAGRDVPGAVMIGILGVSAAGILAGISGFAGIAAAPPDPSPTFLALDLAGALQLSMVAVIITFLIVDLFDTTGTLIGVGQQAGLLDSRGMLPRSRTALLADSAGTVGGSLLGTSPVTSYIESAAGTAAGGRTGLTAVTVALLFLACLFFAPLAQSIPPYATAPAILYVACLMARSLTGINWHDITESAPAVVTAIAVPLTFSIADGIGIGFVTYVAVKVLSGRWSECPLPLAVVALVFAMKFAWL